The Coffea arabica cultivar ET-39 chromosome 9e, Coffea Arabica ET-39 HiFi, whole genome shotgun sequence genome has a window encoding:
- the LOC113710497 gene encoding alpha-1,3-mannosyl-glycoprotein 2-beta-N-acetylglucosaminyltransferase-like, producing the protein MGKWWRCDIRYLLLLAVIPFIYVQMRLFGTQTDYADRLAAAVEAENHCTSQTRLLIDQISMQQGRIVALEEEKMRQDQECRQLRALVQDLERKDLKKLISNVQVPVAAVVVMACNRADYLERTIKSILKYQKSVASKFPLFISQDGSDPNVKNRALSYDQLTYMQHLDYEPVHPDRPGELIAYYKIARHYKWALDQLFYKHNFSRVIILEDDMEIAPDFFAYFEAGAMLLDSDKSIMAISSWNDNGQKQFVQDPYALYRSDFFPGLGWMLSISTWDELSPKWPKAYWDDWLRQKENHKGRQFVRPEVCRTYNFGEHGSSLGQFFKQYLKPIKLNDVQVDWKSMDLSYLTEDKYVKHFAELVKNAKPVYGADAVLKAYNIDGDVRIQYRDQMDFEFIARQFGIFEEWKDGIPRASYKGVVVFRYQTPRRVFLVGPDSLQLLGIGRT; encoded by the exons ATGGGGAAGTGGTGGCGGTGCGATATCCGCTATCTTCTCCTGCTTGCTGTGATCCCTTTCATCTACGTCCAG ATGCGGCTCTTTGGCACCCAGACTGACTATGCTGATCGTCTTGCTGCTGCT GTAGAAGCAGAAAACCATTGCACTAGCCAGACACGATTACTGATTGATCAGATTAGCATGCAACAAGGAAGGATTGTGGCCCTTGAAG AAGAAAAGATGCGTCAGGACCAGGAATGCAGACAATTGAGGGCACTTGTTCAAGATCTTGAGA GGAAGGACCTGAAGAAGTTAATTAGCAATGTGCAG GTGCCAGTAGCAGCCGTTGTAGTAATGGCTTGCAATCGTGCTGATTACCTTGAAAGGACCATCAAATCTATCCTCAA ATATCAAAAGTCTGTCGCATCAAAATTTCCTCTCTTCATATCACAG GATGGTTCAGATCCAAATGTTAAAAATAGGGCTTTGAGTTATGATCAGCTGACATACATGCAG CACTTGGATTATGAACCTGTCCACCCAGATAGGCCTGGGGAGTTAATTGCCTACTACAAGATTGCAC GTCATTACAAGTGGGCATTGGATCAATTGTTTTACAAGCACAATTTCAGCCGAGTCATCATACTTGAGG ATGATATGGAGATTGCCCCAGATTTTTTTGCCTATTTTGAGGCTGGAGCAATGCTTCTTGACAGTGACAA GTCAATTATGGCTATATCTTCGTGGAATGACAATGGGCAAAAGCAGTTTGTGCAAGATCCTT ACGCGCTCTACCGCTCAGACTTTTTCCCGGGTCTTGGATGGATGCTTTCTATATCTACATGGGATGAATTATCTCCAAAGTGGCCAAAGG CTTACTGGGATGATTGGTTGAGACAAAAGGAGAATCACAAAGGTCGACAATTTGTTCGACCAGAAGTGTGTAGAACATACAACTTCGGTGAGCAT GGGTCTAGTTTGGGGCAATTCTTCAAGCAATATCTTAAACCTATTAAGCTGAATGATGTACAG GTTGATTGGAAGTCTATGGACTTGAGCTATCTAACGGAG gACAAGTATGTCAAGCATTTTGCTGAACTGGTTAAAAATGCTAAACCTGTGTATGGAGCTGATGCTGTTCTAAAAGCATATAACATAGATGGTGATGTGCGCATTCAGTACAGAGACCAAATGGATTTTGAATTCATTGCCCGCCAATTTGGTATTTTTGAAGAATGGAAG GATGGGATACCACGGGCTTCGTATAAAGGAGTAGTAGTTTTCCGGTATCAAACCCCAAGACGTGTATTCCTTGTCGGTCCTGATTCCCTCCAGCTGCTTGGGATTGGACGCACCTAG
- the LOC113710272 gene encoding protein EXORDIUM-like 5: MLIKTAVRGGGGAQTLLPLLLLLLLLIVPFNNAAAASNSSAKQQTLQTQSDSYFNPKLPPKSLSASKKFEGSSDLVDLRYHMGPVLSSPINIYLIWYGRWAASHQLLIKDFLLSISTSDRRAAPSPSVSQWWRTVSLYTDQTGANISSSVLVAGEYSDTRCSQGTHLTRLSMQQVIAAAVRSKPFPVDHKNGIYLILTSGDVTVQDFCRAVCGFHYFTFPSVVGYTLPYAWVGNSGKQCPEVCAYPFAVPGYMGGGGPGALAPPNADVGVDGMISVIGHELAELASNPLVNAWYAGEDPTAPTEIGDLCEGLYGTGGGGGYIGQVMRDREGRTYNVKGRRGRKFLVQWIWSPVLKACAGPNALD, from the coding sequence ATGTTGATTAAAACAGCAgtaagaggaggaggaggagcacAGACACTATTGCCGCTgcttcttctcctcctcctcctcatcgtCCCCTTCAACAATGCTGCTGCCGCCTCCAATTCCTCGGCTAAGCAGCAGACTCTCCAAACACAATCGGACTCCTACTTCAACCCAAAGCTTCCCCCCAAGTCCCTCTccgcctccaagaaatttgaggGCTCCTCCGACTTGGTCGACCTTCGCTACCACATGGGCCCCGTCCTCTCCTCCCCGATCAACATCTACCTCATCTGGTACGGCCGCTGGGCCGCCTCCCACCAGCTCCTCATCAAGGACTTCCTCCTCTCCATCTCCACCTCCGATCGCCGCGCCGCTCCCTCCCCCTCCGTCTCCCAGTGGTGGCGCACCGTCTCCCTCTACACCGACCAGACCGGCGCCAACATCTCCAGCTCCGTCCTCGTCGCAGGCGAGTACTCCGACACCCGCTGCTCCCAAGGCACCCACCTCACCCGCCTCTCCATGCAGCAGGTCATCGCTGCAGCGGTCCGATCCAAGCCCTTCCCCGTCGACCACAAGAACGGCATCTATCTCATCCTCACCTCCGGGGACGTCACCGTCCAGGACTTCTGCCGGGCCGTATGCGGCTTCCACTACTTCACCTTCCCGTCCGTGGTGGGCTACACGCTGCCGTACGCCTGGGTGGGCAACTCCGGGAAGCAGTGCCCGGAGGTGTGCGCGTACCCGTTCGCCGTGCCCGGGTACATGGGGGGAGGCGGGCCGGGAGCGCTGGCCCCTCCGAATGCGGACGTGGGGGTGGACGGGATGATAAGCGTGATCGGGCACGAGCTGGCGGAGCTGGCATCGAACCCGCTGGTGAACGCGTGGTACGCGGGGGAGGACCCCACGGCGCCGACGGAGATCGGGGACCTGTGCGAGGGGCTGTACGGGACGGGGGGCGGGGGAGGGTACATCGGGCAGGTGATGAGGGACAGAGAGGGAAGGACGTACAACGTGAAGGGGAGGAGGGGCAGGAAGTTTTTGGTGCAGTGGATCTGGAGTCCTGTTTTGAAGGCCTGTGCGGGTCCGAATGCGTTGGACTAG
- the LOC113709708 gene encoding tetraketide alpha-pyrone reductase 1-like isoform X1 has translation MEENVELRGKVCVTGASGFLASWLIKRLLLSGYQVTGTVRDPENAKKVAHLWRLEGAKERLVLVKGDLMEEGSFDDAIMGSEGVFHTASPVLGRPASDPKAEILKPAIEGTLNVLRSCKKNPFLKRVVLTSSSSTVRAREDFDPNVPLDESSWSSEILCERLKKIWYVLSKTLAEKAAWKFCEENKIDLVTVLPSFVVGRSLPPELCSTAADVLGLLKGETQKFEWHGRMGYVHIDDVALCHILVYERRNAQGRYLCSSTVLDNDELASILSASYPALPIPKRFHKLDNRPSYDLNTSKLEGLGFKNFRSIREMFDDCIASLVEQGHLSSS, from the exons ATGGAGGAAAACGTGGAACTCAGGGGCAAAGTATGCGTTACCGGTGCATCTGGCTTTCTGGCTTCTTGGCTGATCAAGCGACTGCTGCTGTCTGGCTATCAAGTAACCGGGACGGTCAGAGATCCAG AAAATGCCAAGAAGGTAGCGCATCTCTGGAGGCTGGAGGGAGCAAAAGAGAGACTGGTGCTGGTGAAGGGCGACTTAATGGAGGAAGGCAGCTTCGATGATGCAATAATGGGCTCTGAAGGTGTCTTTCACACTGCTTCCCCTGTTCTAGGGCGACCAGCATCCGATCCCAAG gctgaaattttgaaacctGCTATTGAGGGTACGCTAAATGTGCTGCGTTCGTGCAAGAAAAATCCATTTCTGAAGCGTGTTGTTCTGACCTCGTCTTCCTCAACTGTGAGGGCAAGAGAGGATTTTGATCCCAACGTACCACTGGACGAATCATCTTGGAGCTCTGAGATACTCTGCGAGAGACTTAAG AAGATCTGGTATGTTTTATCAAAAACTCTGGCGGAGAAGGCTGCCTGGAAATTCTGCGAGGAGAACAAGATTGACCTGGTCACCGTTCTCCCCTCATTCGTGGTTGGACGTAGCTTGCCTCCGGAGTTATGTTCCACAGCGGCCGACGTCCTTGGCTTGCTCAAAG GGGAGACGCAGAAATTCGAATGGCATGGAAGAATGGGATATGTGCATATTGACGATGTTGCGCTGTGTCACATCCTGGTGTATGAACGCAGGAATGCTCAAGGACGATACCTCTGTTCTTCCACTGTCCTTGACAATGATGAGCTCGCCTCCATTCTATCCGCTTCCTACCCTGCCCTGCCTATACCCAAAAG GTTTCACAAGCTTGATAACAGACCATCTTATGACCTGAATACATCGAAGCTGGAGGGCTTAGGATTCAAGAACTTCAGGTCCATCCGGGAAATGTTCGATGACTGCATCGCATCCCTGGTGGAACAAGGccacctttcttcttcttga
- the LOC113709708 gene encoding tetraketide alpha-pyrone reductase 1-like isoform X2: MEENVELRGKVCVTGASGFLASWLIKRLLLSGYQVTGTVRDPENAKKVAHLWRLEGAKERLVLVKGDLMEEGSFDDAIMGSEGVFHTASPVLGRPASDPKAEILKPAIEGTLNVLRSCKKNPFLKRVVLTSSSSTVRAREDFDPNVPLDESSWSSEILCERLKIWYVLSKTLAEKAAWKFCEENKIDLVTVLPSFVVGRSLPPELCSTAADVLGLLKGETQKFEWHGRMGYVHIDDVALCHILVYERRNAQGRYLCSSTVLDNDELASILSASYPALPIPKRFHKLDNRPSYDLNTSKLEGLGFKNFRSIREMFDDCIASLVEQGHLSSS; encoded by the exons ATGGAGGAAAACGTGGAACTCAGGGGCAAAGTATGCGTTACCGGTGCATCTGGCTTTCTGGCTTCTTGGCTGATCAAGCGACTGCTGCTGTCTGGCTATCAAGTAACCGGGACGGTCAGAGATCCAG AAAATGCCAAGAAGGTAGCGCATCTCTGGAGGCTGGAGGGAGCAAAAGAGAGACTGGTGCTGGTGAAGGGCGACTTAATGGAGGAAGGCAGCTTCGATGATGCAATAATGGGCTCTGAAGGTGTCTTTCACACTGCTTCCCCTGTTCTAGGGCGACCAGCATCCGATCCCAAG gctgaaattttgaaacctGCTATTGAGGGTACGCTAAATGTGCTGCGTTCGTGCAAGAAAAATCCATTTCTGAAGCGTGTTGTTCTGACCTCGTCTTCCTCAACTGTGAGGGCAAGAGAGGATTTTGATCCCAACGTACCACTGGACGAATCATCTTGGAGCTCTGAGATACTCTGCGAGAGACTTAAG ATCTGGTATGTTTTATCAAAAACTCTGGCGGAGAAGGCTGCCTGGAAATTCTGCGAGGAGAACAAGATTGACCTGGTCACCGTTCTCCCCTCATTCGTGGTTGGACGTAGCTTGCCTCCGGAGTTATGTTCCACAGCGGCCGACGTCCTTGGCTTGCTCAAAG GGGAGACGCAGAAATTCGAATGGCATGGAAGAATGGGATATGTGCATATTGACGATGTTGCGCTGTGTCACATCCTGGTGTATGAACGCAGGAATGCTCAAGGACGATACCTCTGTTCTTCCACTGTCCTTGACAATGATGAGCTCGCCTCCATTCTATCCGCTTCCTACCCTGCCCTGCCTATACCCAAAAG GTTTCACAAGCTTGATAACAGACCATCTTATGACCTGAATACATCGAAGCTGGAGGGCTTAGGATTCAAGAACTTCAGGTCCATCCGGGAAATGTTCGATGACTGCATCGCATCCCTGGTGGAACAAGGccacctttcttcttcttga